From a region of the Triticum aestivum cultivar Chinese Spring chromosome 7D, IWGSC CS RefSeq v2.1, whole genome shotgun sequence genome:
- the LOC543153 gene encoding protein MEI2-like 2: MDRSPAPLSPPGFAVPLAVKKRQQAAPGYSSSSSPWGVPPAPPLTNNNNPNPPNGLRAGDTSIFSTSLPVLPHEKLNFPDSAHGTPSMDDASAKLKDFDDDPQGNDYPFDFDLRQIDDLLPDEDELFAGITNEMEPSSQANPVEELEEFDVFGSGGGMELDSDPLDSITAGLGNASISDGIRANGVNNNFGLSNSPGAVAGEHPLGEHPSRTLFVRNINSNVEDSELRSLFEQFGDIRTLYTATKHRGFVMISYFDIRAARGAMRSLQNKPLRRRKLDIHFSIPKENPSDKDLNQGTLVIFNLDPSVSNEEVRQIFGTYGEVKEIRETPNKKHHKFIEFYDVRAAEAALRSLNKSEIAGKRIKLEPSRPGGTRRSLVQHLGHELEDETRGYRHSPHVGSPMANSPPGAWAQYGSPTDNNLLHAFSNSPTGNGMSPIGMSPSMMSNALKIAPIGKDNNWSKYDQVFSNSNQSLGAAFQHSQSYQDRKSEHMSSSPGTLTGPEFLWGSPKPYPEHSQSSSMWRPPPVGHAMSSSSRPQGQGFLYGSRQASLFGSLDQNRHHVGSAPSGAPFESHFGFLPESPETSFMNQVRFANMGNIGGANRNGGSLMLNMASRASLNPVSALSGSLTDNNSTNFRPIPSPRLGQPPFFGNTTYQGPGYYGLDSSSIERGRNRRVDSSAFQADSKKQYQLDLDKIRKGEDTRTTLMIKNIPNKYTSKMLLAAIDELHKGTYDFFYLPIDFKNKCNVGYAFINMISPVHIVSFYQAFNGKKWEKFNSEKVASLAYGRIQGRNALISHFQNSSLMNEDKRCRPILFHSNGPETGNQEPFPNGICIHMPLDGGAGSSKEPLGFEEDDNPSEIKISGEKSMAGSL; encoded by the exons TCTTCTCCACCTCGCTGCCCGTACTGCCGCACGAAAAAT TGAACTTCCCTGACTCTGCACATGGCACCCCTTCGATGGACGATGCGTCAGCGAAGCTTAAAGATTTTGATGATGATCCTCAGGGGAACGACTACCCGTTTGACTTTGATCTCCGGCAGATCGACGACCTGCTGCCCGATGAAGATGAGCTTTTCGCTGGGATCACGAATGAGATGGAGCCATCTTCGCAGGCGAATCCTGTAGAGGAACTGGAGGAGTTTGATGTGTTTGGCAGCGGAGGGGGAATGGAGCTGGACTCAGACCCTCTGGACAGCATCACAGCTGGTTTGGGGAATGCAAGTATAAGTGATGGGATCAGGGCCAATGGAGTAAACAACAATTTTGGCCTGTCAAACAGTCCTGGAGCTGTGGCTGGGGAGCATCCGTTGGGGGAGCATCCTTCCAGGACATTGTTTGTGAGGAACATTAACAGTAACGTTGAGGACTCTGAACTGCGCTCTCTCTTTGAG CAATTTGGGGATATCCGGACCCTTTACACTGCAACGAAGCACAGGGGCTTTGTGATGATATCTTATTTTGATATCCGGGCTGCACGTGGTGCGATGCGTTCATTGCAGAATAAGCCTCTGAGGAGGAGGAAGCTTGACATACATTTTTCTATCCCAAAG GAGAATCCGTCTGACAAAGATTTAAACCAGGGGACTCTTGTTATCTTTAACTTGGATCCATCAGTTTCTAATGAAGAAGTTCGCCAGATTTTCGGAACTTATGGGGAAGTAAAGGAG ATAAGAGAGACGCCTAACAAAAAGCACCACAAGTTTATTGAGTTCTACGATGTTAGGGCGGCAGAAGCTGCTCTTCGGTCACTGAATAAGAGCGAGATCGCTGGAAAACGCATCAAGTTGGAGCCAAGTCGTCCTGGTGGAACACGCAGAAG CTTGGTGCAACACCTTGGTCATGAACTAGAAGATGAAACCAGAGGTTATAGGCATTCTCCTCACGTTGGATCGCCTATGGCTAACTCTCCCCCAG gGGCGTGGGCTCAATATGGTAGTCCAACCGACAACAATTTGCTGCATGCATTCAGCAATTCACCTACTGGAAACGGAATGAGCCCTATCGGAATGTCCccttcaatgatgtcaaatgcTCTGAAGATTGCACCAATTGGGAAGGACAACAACTGGTCTAAATACGATCAAGTATTCTCAAACAGCAACCAGTCCCTTGGCGCAGCGTTTCAGCATTCACAGTCATACCAAGATCGCAAAAGTGAGCATATGAGCTCGAGTCCTGGGACTTTAACAGGGCCCGAGTTTCTGTGGGGCAGCCCAAAGCCTTATCCAGAGCATTCCCAATCCTCATCAATGTGGCGTCCACCACCAGTTGGTCATGCAATGTCATCCAGTAGCCGCCCTCAGGGTCAGGGCTTCCTGTATGGTAGTCGCCAGGCTTCATTGTTCGGATCTTTGGATCAAAACCGTCATCATGTTGGGTCTGCCCCTTCTGGCGCTCCATTTGAGAGCCACTTTGGATTTTTGCCTGAATCGCCCGAGACGTCGTTTATGAATCAAGTTAGGTTTGCGAATATGGGGAACATTGGCGGTGCTAACCGAAACGGGGGAAGCCTCATGCTGAACATGGCTTCTCGTGCTTCCCTGAATCCTGTTTCTGCTCTAAGTGGAAGCCTGACAGATAATAACTCTACTAACTTCAGACCAATACCATCGCCAAGACTTGGGCAACCACCATTCTTTGGGAACACCACATATCAAGGGCCTGGTTATTATGGACTTGACAGCTCCTCCATTGAGCGTGGTCGCAACCGCCGAGTTGACAGCAGCGCGTTCCAGGCAGATAGCAAGAAGCAGTATCAGCTTGATTTGGACAAGATCCGTAAAGGAGAGGATACTCGGACAACATTGATGATTAAAAACATTCCAAACAA GTACACATCCAAGATGCTTTTGGCTGCAATCGATGAGCTCCACAAAGGAACATATGACTTCTTCTACCTGCCAATTGATTTCAAG AACAAATGCAATGTCGGTTATGCGTTCATCAACATGATATCCCCTGTGCACATTGTATCTTTCTACCAG GCTTTCAATGGGAAGAAGTGGGAGAAATTTAACAGCGAGAAAGTAGCATCATTGGCGTATGGTAGGATCCAGGGAAGGAATGCACTAATCTCACATTTCCAGAATTCAAGTTTGATGAACGAGGACAAGAGATGCCGCCCCATTCTTTTTCATTCCAACGGGCCAGAGACTGGAAATCAG GAACCATTTCCCAATGGGATATGCATCCACATGCCTCTGGATGGTGGGGCAGGCTCCAGCAAGGAGCCCCTCGGCTTTGAAGAGGACGACAATCCCAGCGAGATCAAGATATCCGGGGAGAAATCCATGGCGGGGAGTTTGTAG
- the LOC123169786 gene encoding signal peptide peptidase-like 2 isoform X1 yields the protein MAIHRRREPLLPALAAAALLLLLLAGPAAADDASSDDRGHDASPGCNNKFQLVKVKNWVNGTQGTTVVGLSARFGSPLPRTINEAHRTFAALTSPPDLCSNSTSKLTNSIALVARGGCPFTAKAEFAQAAGAAGLVIINDDEELYKMVCGDNDTSLNVTIPVVMVPHSAGKNLKDLLDHGARVEMQLYSPNRPVVDLSACFLWLMAVGTIVCASLWSEFVACEQIDEHYNQLTRQPGPNSGTNNTQDKEILEITAKGAGVFVIVASVFLLLLFYFMSSWVAWLLIVLFCIGGIEGMHVCLVTIISRINKDWGNNTVQLPFYGEVLALSVGIVPFCTVFAILWAVYRHSSFAWIGQDILGICLMITVLQMARLPNIRVLACLFAVVLTVLRLLRVSEVSKAVSLQVASALLSAAFVYDIFWVFISPLIFHESVMIAVASGDSSGEAIPMLLRIPRFFDPWGGYDMIGFGDIIFPGLLVAFSYRFDRAGKKGILNGYFLWLTVGYAVGLFLTYLALFLMDGHGQPALLYLVPCTLGVIVVLGWIRGELPHLWNYGRRPENSVGEV from the exons ATGGcgatccaccgccgccgcgagCCCCTCCTgcccgcgctcgccgccgccgccctgctgctgctcctcctcgccggaccCGCGGCGGCGGACGACGCCTCCAGCGACGACCGCGGCCACGACGCCTCCCCCGGCTGCAACAACAAGTTCCAGCTG GTCAAGGTGAAGAACTGGGTGAATGGAACCCAAGGCACAACTGTTGTCGGACTGAGCGCGAGGTTCGGATCCCCCTTGCCAAGAACTATCAACGAGGCTCACAGAACATTTGCTGCCCTCACCAGTCCTCCAGACTTGTGCTCCAATTCGACCTCAAAG TTAACGAATTCTATCGCCTTAGTGGCACGCGGAGGGTGTCCTTTCACCGCCAAGGCCGAGTTTGCGCAGGCTGCTGGCGCAGCTGGTTTGGTTATTATAAATGACGATGAAG AACTTTACAAGATGGTTTGCGGTGACAATGATACCTCACTTAATGTGACAATCCCCGTCGTAATGGTACCACATTCAGCAGGCAAGAATCTCAAGGACTTATTGGATCATGGAGCAAGGG TGGAGATGCAGTTATATTCGCCAAATCGACCAGTTGTGGACCTTTCAGCATGCTTCTTGTGGTTAATGGCTGTAGGAACTATAGTATGCGCCTCACTCTGGAGTGAATTCGTTGCATGCGAACAGATTGATGAGCATTATAATCAGCTGACACGGCAG CCAGGACCTAATTCTGGAACAAACAACACACAAGATAAAGAAATCCTTGAAATCACAGCAAAGGGAGCTGGTGTTTTTGTCATAGTAGCTTCAGTTTTCCTTCTCCTCCTGTTCTACTTCATGTCGTCTTGGGTCGCCTGGCTACTGATTGTATTGTTCTGCATTGGTGGTATTGAG GGAATGCATGTTTGCTTGGTGACAATTATCTCTAG GATTAATAAGGATTGGGGAAATAATACTGTACAATTGCCCTTCTACGGGGAGGTCTTGGCCTTGTCTGTTGGAATAGTACCATTCTGTACGGTCTTTGCCATTCTATGGGCTGTATATCGGCATTCTTCGTTTGCTTGGATAGGCCAAGACATCCTT GGTATCTGCCTGATGATAACTGTGCTTCAGATGGCGCGCTTACCTAATATCAGGGTATTGGCATGTCTATTTGCAGTAGTCCTAACAGTTTTACGACTCCTGCGTGTATCAGAAGTATCTAAGGCTGTATCTTTGCAGGTTGCATCAGCTCTTCTTAGTGCTGCATTTGTGTATGACATCTTCTGGGTCTTCATTTCGCCTCTTATATTCCATGAGAGTGTTATGATTGCA GTTGCTAGTGGTGACAGCTCAGGGGAAGCAATTCCGATGCTCCTAAGAATACCTCGTTTCTTTGATCCATGGGGTGGCTATGACATGATAGGCTTTGGTGATATTATTTTCCCTGGATTGCTCGTTGCATTCAGCTACAG ATTTGACAGGGCAGGCAAAAAGGGTATCTTGAATGGATATTTTCTGTGGCTGACCGTGGGATATGCTGTCG GCCTTTTCCTTACCTATCTTGCGCTTTTCCTGATGGATGGACATGGTCAGCCCGCGCTGCTGTACCTAGTTCCTTGCACGTTAG GGGTTATTGTGGTGCTTGGTTGGATAAGAGGCGAACTGCCTCACTTGTGGAACTACGGAAGAAGACCAGAAAATTCAGTCGGCGAAGTCTGA
- the LOC123169786 gene encoding signal peptide peptidase-like 2 isoform X2 has translation MAIHRRREPLLPALAAAALLLLLLAGPAAADDASSDDRGHDASPGCNNKFQLVKVKNWVNGTQGTTVVGLSARFGSPLPRTINEAHRTFAALTSPPDLCSNSTSKLTNSIALVARGGCPFTAKAEFAQAAGAAGLVIINDDEELYKMVCGDNDTSLNVTIPVVMVPHSAGKNLKDLLDHGARVEMQLYSPNRPVVDLSACFLWLMAVGTIVCASLWSEFVACEQIDEHYNQLTRQPGPNSGTNNTQDKEILEITAKGAGVFVIVASVFLLLLFYFMSSWVAWLLIVLFCIGGIEGMHVCLVTIISRINKDWGNNTVQLPFYGEVLALSVGIVPFCTVFAILWAVYRHSSFAWIGQDILGICLMITVLQMARLPNIRVASALLSAAFVYDIFWVFISPLIFHESVMIAVASGDSSGEAIPMLLRIPRFFDPWGGYDMIGFGDIIFPGLLVAFSYRFDRAGKKGILNGYFLWLTVGYAVGLFLTYLALFLMDGHGQPALLYLVPCTLGVIVVLGWIRGELPHLWNYGRRPENSVGEV, from the exons ATGGcgatccaccgccgccgcgagCCCCTCCTgcccgcgctcgccgccgccgccctgctgctgctcctcctcgccggaccCGCGGCGGCGGACGACGCCTCCAGCGACGACCGCGGCCACGACGCCTCCCCCGGCTGCAACAACAAGTTCCAGCTG GTCAAGGTGAAGAACTGGGTGAATGGAACCCAAGGCACAACTGTTGTCGGACTGAGCGCGAGGTTCGGATCCCCCTTGCCAAGAACTATCAACGAGGCTCACAGAACATTTGCTGCCCTCACCAGTCCTCCAGACTTGTGCTCCAATTCGACCTCAAAG TTAACGAATTCTATCGCCTTAGTGGCACGCGGAGGGTGTCCTTTCACCGCCAAGGCCGAGTTTGCGCAGGCTGCTGGCGCAGCTGGTTTGGTTATTATAAATGACGATGAAG AACTTTACAAGATGGTTTGCGGTGACAATGATACCTCACTTAATGTGACAATCCCCGTCGTAATGGTACCACATTCAGCAGGCAAGAATCTCAAGGACTTATTGGATCATGGAGCAAGGG TGGAGATGCAGTTATATTCGCCAAATCGACCAGTTGTGGACCTTTCAGCATGCTTCTTGTGGTTAATGGCTGTAGGAACTATAGTATGCGCCTCACTCTGGAGTGAATTCGTTGCATGCGAACAGATTGATGAGCATTATAATCAGCTGACACGGCAG CCAGGACCTAATTCTGGAACAAACAACACACAAGATAAAGAAATCCTTGAAATCACAGCAAAGGGAGCTGGTGTTTTTGTCATAGTAGCTTCAGTTTTCCTTCTCCTCCTGTTCTACTTCATGTCGTCTTGGGTCGCCTGGCTACTGATTGTATTGTTCTGCATTGGTGGTATTGAG GGAATGCATGTTTGCTTGGTGACAATTATCTCTAG GATTAATAAGGATTGGGGAAATAATACTGTACAATTGCCCTTCTACGGGGAGGTCTTGGCCTTGTCTGTTGGAATAGTACCATTCTGTACGGTCTTTGCCATTCTATGGGCTGTATATCGGCATTCTTCGTTTGCTTGGATAGGCCAAGACATCCTT GGTATCTGCCTGATGATAACTGTGCTTCAGATGGCGCGCTTACCTAATATCAGG GTTGCATCAGCTCTTCTTAGTGCTGCATTTGTGTATGACATCTTCTGGGTCTTCATTTCGCCTCTTATATTCCATGAGAGTGTTATGATTGCA GTTGCTAGTGGTGACAGCTCAGGGGAAGCAATTCCGATGCTCCTAAGAATACCTCGTTTCTTTGATCCATGGGGTGGCTATGACATGATAGGCTTTGGTGATATTATTTTCCCTGGATTGCTCGTTGCATTCAGCTACAG ATTTGACAGGGCAGGCAAAAAGGGTATCTTGAATGGATATTTTCTGTGGCTGACCGTGGGATATGCTGTCG GCCTTTTCCTTACCTATCTTGCGCTTTTCCTGATGGATGGACATGGTCAGCCCGCGCTGCTGTACCTAGTTCCTTGCACGTTAG GGGTTATTGTGGTGCTTGGTTGGATAAGAGGCGAACTGCCTCACTTGTGGAACTACGGAAGAAGACCAGAAAATTCAGTCGGCGAAGTCTGA